The region TTTAGTAAAGAAATATTGGCCGAAGATGGGACAATTGATCGTGCTAAATTAGGGCAAGTTATTTTTAGCAGTCCAGAAAAACGAGAAAAGTTAAACCAAATCCTACACCCAATTATTATTGATAAACAAGATAGTCTAATTTCAGAAACTATTAATCAAGACCCAAATGCTATTGTTATCATAGATGCTGCACTAATGATTGAAACGGGTAGCTATAAGAGGTTTGATAAATTAATTGTTGTTTATTGTGACAAGGAAAGCCAAATAGAGCGAGTAATGAAACGAAATAATTTATCTCGTAGCGAGGTAGAAAGCCGAATTAACTCACAAATGCCTAGTGATGAAAAACGAAAATATGCTGATATTGAAATTGATACTTCAGGGTCTTTTAAAGAAACAGAAGATAAAGTAAAGGTTGTTTATCAAGAGTTAAAAGGATTAGCCAAAAAGAAATAATAATTATAGGCATATTATTTGCGTTTTAGATAAATAAAAGTTGTTATCTTACAGGCTAAGGAGCAAAAAAATGATTACAATGAAAAAAATTCTTTTCCCTACGGATTACTCTGAATATGCTGAACAAGCTTTTATTTATGCAGTTGACCTAGCTAGACGCTTTCAAGCAGAACTTCATATTTTACACGCCATAGTTAATTATAGTTATGCTGGGTATTTTTCCCCAGACCAAGAGAACTTATATAAAAACCTGCGAAAAAATGCTGAATATTTAACAGAAGATTTAGTGGAAAAATACCAAATTAGCGATCTAAAAGTGGAAAAATTATATTTTCCTGCTCTTTCTGCTAGTTCTATGATTGTAGATTATGCCAATCAATTCCAAGCTAGTCTAATTGTTATGGGAACTCATAGCCGTCAAGGTTTAAGTCATTTAGTACTTGGTAGTGTTGCAGAAAATGTTATCCGAACTGCTACTTGTCCAGTTTTAACTATTGGTAAAGGTATGGCTATGGATAGAGATTCTAAGCTAATAAAAAATATTCTTGTGCCAATAGATTTTTCTTCTCATTCCAAACAATTGCTTAGTTATGCTATGGATCTAGCTAAGAACTATCAAGCTAAATTGCAGATTTTACACGTAATTGACACACCTGTTTATCCAGCCTTTTATGTAATGGATCAAATAGCTTTTACTTCTGTAGCAGAAAATATAAAAACAAGAGTAGTGGAAAATCTAAATAGTTTAGTTAATGAATTAAAAGAACCTAGCGTTGAAACAGAAATTTTTGCTGTTGAAGGTCGAGCAGCAAAAACTATTGCTGAATTTGCAGAAGAAAATGACAATGATCTAATCCTTATAGCAACTCACGGACTAACAGGAGTTGAACGCTTTTTATTAGGTAGTGTAACTGAGAAAGTAGTACGTTTAGCTAAAACACCTGTTTTTACTGTAAAACCCAAAGAAAATAATTAATTTGCAAATATTTGTTATTTTCCAAAATCTATCTTTTGGCTATTTTCAAACTACTTGCGAAAAAACTATAATTTATTGCCAAATCCCAAAATTACTAAAATTAGGAGGTAAAGTAGCTATTTCTAAAAATTTAGAATCTAGCTGCTTAAATTTTTATGAAAATAAGGCTATTGATTGCCACTTTAGTAGTAATAATGAGTATTGCTTTTAGTGGCTGTGCAAGTTCTACGGCTGATAATAATATAGTACCAGCTAACAATACTGCTAATAATTCTACAGAAAAAAGTAACTTAAATGTAAATAATAATGCTGATGCAACAACAAATGCTAACGTAAATACTGCAACTTCAGCCGTAACAGTTGGCGCACCTGCACCAACATTTTCTCTTGAAGATCAAGATGGTAAAAAAGTTTCTTTAGGGGATTTTGCTGGAAAAATTGTAGTTTTAGAATGGATTAATCCTGATTGTCCATTTGTTAAACGCCATTATGATGCTAAAACTATGACTACTACAGCAGAAAAATATAAAGGCAAAGATGTTGTTTGGTTAGCAGTCAACACAACTAGCTATATGGGTAAAGATAAATATAAAGAATGGATCAAAACTCATAATATTTCTTATCCTATCCTAGATGATCATGAAGGTTTAGTTGGCAATATGTATGGCGCAAAAACTACACCTCATATGTATATTGTAGGAAAAGATGGTAAGCTAGCTTATCAAGGTAGTATTGATGATGATCCAGGTGGAGATAAGGGTAAAGAAACTATCAATTTTGTAGATCAAGCTTTAGCAGAACTAACAGCAGGTAAAAGTGTTAGTCAACCACAAACTAAACCTTATGGTTGTTCTGTTAAATATGCTAAAAAATAAAATTTAACTCTATAAAAACTCTAAAGTTCTGCAAACAAAAATATTTTTATGTTATTGTTTGCAGGACTTTGCTATTTGTTATAGCAAACAACTAGATTTAATCTTTGTTAAAGGTATTTGAGTTAAATAGTTTACTTGTTTAGAAAGGATTGTTTCTGTAATTATTTCTACTTTTTCTTCTTCTTTATTTCTTTCTTCTATAGCTAGATCAATGCGTTGTAATTGTTGCCCAAACCTAACAACATGAACTAATTCATGTGTAAGAACATAAAGCAATAAGTTAAACAAATCTCCTTCAATATTATTAAAAGTATTGAGTATTTTTGTATCTTGAAGGCAAATACAATAAAGGTCTTTATATTCTATTTTTTGATTAATTTTGCAAGTATATTGATAACACAATACTTGAGCTAACACAGTATCTAAACGTTCATTAATTGTTAATTCTTCTTGGGTTTTTACTTCATAACGTAGCATTGTCCATTCACGAGGAGCAAGGCAATAAAAGCAACTAACTAAATACGCTGCTTGTTGAGTTGCTTGGCGAACTAACTGCAATTCTTGGCAGGTAAATAGCCTCATAACTACTCCAAAGTAAATAAAATTGTTGTTATTTTAGCAAAAATTACTTTTTACTTTTAAGTTTAGTTAGCAAAAATAAGGATCTTTCTTGCTCCAAAGCAACTAGCCTGATTATTTATCTGTAGTATACTGAAAAACTATTTTTAAAAAATCAATTGAGTAGAAAAATGAAAAAGCTGTTACCAATATTTCTTATTATTTGGGTCGATCTGCTAGGTTTTAGTATTATCCTCCCTCTTTTACCTTATTATGCTAAAAGTTTACAACTTTCTGACTTTTTAGTTGGCTTACTAGTAGCTAGTTATTCTATTTGTCAGTTTATTGCTGGGCCTATTTTAGGCGAAATGAGCGACCGATTTGGACGGCGACCTTTACTGCTTTATAGTCAATTAGGCTCTTTTACAGGCTTTCTTCTTTTAGGTTCAGCCCTTTTTTTACCTCATTCAATTGTTTGGTTATTTATCTCTCGTATAATTGATGGATTTTCTGGTGGCAATGTTACTGTAACACAAGCTTATATTAGCGATGTACTTGAGCCAGAGGAATGGACTAAGGGTTATGCCTTAATAGGTGCTGCTTTTGGGCTAGGATTTTTATTTGGCCCCGCTTTAGGTGGCTCTCTTTCTGTTTATGGCTACCAATGGCCTGCTTATGCTGCTGCTCTTTGTTCTTTAATTAGCATTACAGGAACATTTTTCTTGTTAAAAGAACCAAATCGTCGCCTTAATCCAGATAGAAAAGGTGGATTCTCTGTTTATCTAAGAGTTATTGAATACTTTAAAATTTCTAGTTTAAGAAATTTATTAGCAATTTTCCTCTTTTTTGTTCTTCCTTTTAACTTATATACCTCAATGTTTGCTCTTTATGCCTTAAAACAATTAAGTTTTACTGCACGTGATACGGGCTATTTCCTAGCTGTAGTTGGTTTACTTGGAATAATTTGGCAAGGTGGAGCAGTTAGCCCAATAGTTAAAAGA is a window of Blastocatellia bacterium DNA encoding:
- a CDS encoding dephospho-CoA kinase — protein: MLKVGLTGGIGTGKSHVAKTFIELGCYVFDADKIARQVVEPGEVGFEKVVAEFSKEILAEDGTIDRAKLGQVIFSSPEKREKLNQILHPIIIDKQDSLISETINQDPNAIVIIDAALMIETGSYKRFDKLIVVYCDKESQIERVMKRNNLSRSEVESRINSQMPSDEKRKYADIEIDTSGSFKETEDKVKVVYQELKGLAKKK
- a CDS encoding universal stress protein yields the protein MITMKKILFPTDYSEYAEQAFIYAVDLARRFQAELHILHAIVNYSYAGYFSPDQENLYKNLRKNAEYLTEDLVEKYQISDLKVEKLYFPALSASSMIVDYANQFQASLIVMGTHSRQGLSHLVLGSVAENVIRTATCPVLTIGKGMAMDRDSKLIKNILVPIDFSSHSKQLLSYAMDLAKNYQAKLQILHVIDTPVYPAFYVMDQIAFTSVAENIKTRVVENLNSLVNELKEPSVETEIFAVEGRAAKTIAEFAEENDNDLILIATHGLTGVERFLLGSVTEKVVRLAKTPVFTVKPKENN
- a CDS encoding redoxin domain-containing protein, whose amino-acid sequence is MSIAFSGCASSTADNNIVPANNTANNSTEKSNLNVNNNADATTNANVNTATSAVTVGAPAPTFSLEDQDGKKVSLGDFAGKIVVLEWINPDCPFVKRHYDAKTMTTTAEKYKGKDVVWLAVNTTSYMGKDKYKEWIKTHNISYPILDDHEGLVGNMYGAKTTPHMYIVGKDGKLAYQGSIDDDPGGDKGKETINFVDQALAELTAGKSVSQPQTKPYGCSVKYAKK
- a CDS encoding MFS transporter, which encodes MKKLLPIFLIIWVDLLGFSIILPLLPYYAKSLQLSDFLVGLLVASYSICQFIAGPILGEMSDRFGRRPLLLYSQLGSFTGFLLLGSALFLPHSIVWLFISRIIDGFSGGNVTVTQAYISDVLEPEEWTKGYALIGAAFGLGFLFGPALGGSLSVYGYQWPAYAAALCSLISITGTFFLLKEPNRRLNPDRKGGFSVYLRVIEYFKISSLRNLLAIFLFFVLPFNLYTSMFALYALKQLSFTARDTGYFLAVVGLLGIIWQGGAVSPIVKRLGESKALMIGLLANMIGLLSIVFVDVWWKLIIVAIFFSFGTGMTRPSLTSLITQGCSRRSAWGCFRCYFIYRKFFSNCCPLDGRMGYRKPTSKLVRTCWRRINFNCFNTYIFRTIKPKGALSFTGYYLIF